Proteins encoded within one genomic window of Ranitomeya variabilis isolate aRanVar5 chromosome 4, aRanVar5.hap1, whole genome shotgun sequence:
- the LOC143767021 gene encoding uncharacterized protein LOC143767021: protein MRLQTLHKFKEIGLEVEDDIASLKTEIQLCLDQKGKEIIFNSKVKHLEEGEKCTRFFFKKVMEKKETITCLDGETTVEEKVIRTHKLKDLDADLLLDRRKLMVHLRREEGVSPVSNFSWSRSKRVWRNVFGKFLANIHKDLAWMAARQCLPTRDFQHRRGLAARAKTQSYDLHLTRTIELDTEELRRPADIGRRRDRISVGRRSSARKDLEKNRAALRNLQEGKPARQGPFGESVQEKTGEESALLHPLREEFQIRLQETPAGGTMASTGKKAGKNLEQGTTTRAQPEASSAPKDSASAAGQQKGTQKPRREAPTLEPWMRQTVALKLKEVDGRVPDMSPDMFSRKMLLERGFSTSETLCVQTFLTGIFFVTFATVNACRRFWEMVSAGGSDPSLSAFTGSCPIQREERRITVSMRNPHTPGKDICTFLRRFCLVVREPTHILNGCSFWTGKWSVTVRLHRDPACSDRLQHLPPTFSLGNSYGLIYYPDMPRNCRRCGKNGHEMKDCKEDACRTCRVTGHSSKDCPRRTSCNLCGLADHMYKDCPKRQRSWASVAAGTDIWETALPTTEPVVAKVATAKAPVATAQTAKSKAGKESVTGPPAVVPAAPKPKEKKKTKKGKNTATPLLIPPPATPIPSLPTPTTPTRASTSTSFPYSSAGVLSPAPAATLPPRPWLRQN, encoded by the exons ATGAGACTGCAAACTCTCCATAAATTTAAAGAGATAGGACTAGAGGTGGAAGATGATATTGCAAGCCTAAAAACTGAAATACAATTGTGCCTAGATCAAAAAGgtaaagaaataatttttaattcCAAAGTGAAACATTTAGAAGAAGGTGAGAAGTGTACacgtttcttttttaaaaaagtgaTGGAGAAAAAGGAGACGATCACCTGTCTTGATGGAGAAACAACTGTGGAAG AAAAGGTGATAAGGACTCATAAATTAAAGGACTTGGATGCCGATCTCCTTCTGGACAGAAGAAAATTGATGGTTCATCTGAGAAGAGAAGAAGGAGTGTCCCCTGTGAGCAACTTCTCATGGAGTAGATCCAAGCGTGTGTGGAGGAACGTCTTTGGGAAATTCTTGGCCAACATTCACAAAGACCTTGCATGGATGGCTGCCCGCCAGTGCCTCCCAACCAGAGACTTCCAGCATAGGAGAGGCCTGGCGGCGCGGGCAAA AACACAGAGCTATGATCTGCACTTGACGAGAACGATCGAACTCGACACTGAAGAGCTGCGGAGACCTGCTGACATCGGGAGGAGGAGAGATCGGATATCGGTTGGAAGACGAAGCTCTGCAAGAAAAGACTTGGAGAAGAATCGGGCTGCCCTGAGGAATCTTCAAGAAGGAAAACCAGCGAGACAGGGACCTTTCGGGGAATCTGTCCAGGAAAAGACGGGAGAAGAATCTGCACTGCTCCACCCTCTCCGGGAAGAGTTCCAGATCCGGCTCcaagagacacctgcaggaggaaccATGGCAAGCACGGGGAAGAAAGCCGGAAAGAACCTGGAGCAAGGGACCACCACGAGGGCCCAGCCAGAGGCCTCTTCTGCCCCCAAGGACTCTGCCTCCGCTGCCGGCCAGCAGAAGGGAACCCAGAAGCCTCGCCGGGAAGCTCCAACCCTGGAGCCCTGGATGAGGCAGACGGTGGCCCTGAAGCTCAAGGAAGTGGATGGGAGGGTGCCGGACATGTCCCCGGACATGTTCAGCCGGAAGATGCTGCTGGAACGAGGCTTCTCGACGTCGGAAACCCTCTGCGTCCAGACCTTCTTGACGGGGATCTTCTTCGTCACCTTTGCCACGGTGAATGCCTGCAGGAGATTCTGGGAAATGGTAAGTGCAGGAGGTTCGGACCCATCTCTCTCTGCCTTCACAGGTAGCTGCCCTATCCAGAGGGAGGAGAGGAGGATCACCGTCTCAATGCGCAACCCGCATACCCCAGGTAAAGACATCTGCACCTTCCTGAGACGCTTCTGTTTAGTCGTGAGGGAACCAACCCACATCCTGAATGGCTGCAGCTTCTGGACAGGTAAGTGGTCAGTGACTGTTAGGCTTCACAGGGACCCGGCTTGCTCGGACAGACTTCAGCACCTACCCCCGACATTCTCCTTGGGCAACTCCTATGGCCTCATCTACTACCCGGACATGCCACGCAACTGCAGGAGATGCGGCAAGAATGGGCACGAGATGAAGGACTGCAAGGAAGATGCCTGTAGGACTTGTCGGGTGACGGGACACAGCTCGAAGGACTGTCCGAGGAGGACGTCCTGCAACTTGTGCGGACTGGCGGATCATATGTACAAAGACTGCCCCAAGCGACAGAGATCCTGGGCATCGGTGGCTGCGGGGACCGATATCTGGGAGACTGCGCTCCCGACGACCGAGCCCGTGGTGGCCAAGGTCGCTACGGCCAAGGCCCCAGTGGCCACGGCCCAGACGGCCAAATCCAAGGCGGGCAAGGAGTCGGTGACCGGGCCCCCAGCGGTGGTCCCAGCGGCCCCAAAGCCCaaggaaaagaaaaagacaaaGAAGGGTAAGAATACTGCCACCCCTCTCCTAATCCCCCCACCTGCCACCCCCATCCCATCCCTCCCCACTCCGACCACCCCTACTAGGGCCTCCACCTCCACTTCCTTTCCCTACTCCTCAGCAGGAGTCCTCTCCCCTGCCCCGGCAGCCACTCTACCCCCCAGACCATGGTTGAGGCAGAATTAA